One genomic segment of Desulfomicrobium sp. ZS1 includes these proteins:
- a CDS encoding sulfotransferase — MIAIIAGMHRSGTSLMASFFQLCGISMGDDLVGAGKGNIFGHFEDREILGLHRDILESNATSEMVPKNDLSLFECHRQQLTDILARRKAKGGDWGWKEPRTTLFLHYWAKELPEAHFVLLYRDPYEVINSMYRRLKRRYFLTPFMPFKSWLRYNESLLRFIQSEDGRYCLINIGAFNRDWEAGARVLSENLGREFSSSYDQVYHPKHMRSSKTKVNWLASLYYRIGKRIYQDRLDGLYAELDRFAAIPSRVAD; from the coding sequence ATGATCGCGATAATCGCAGGAATGCATCGATCGGGGACTTCGCTCATGGCGAGTTTTTTTCAACTGTGCGGTATTTCCATGGGCGACGATCTGGTGGGGGCTGGAAAAGGGAATATCTTCGGTCACTTCGAGGATCGCGAAATTCTCGGCTTGCACAGGGACATCCTTGAATCCAACGCCACGAGTGAGATGGTGCCAAAAAACGACCTGTCCTTGTTCGAGTGTCATAGGCAACAGCTCACCGATATCCTAGCGCGGCGCAAGGCAAAGGGTGGCGACTGGGGATGGAAGGAGCCAAGGACGACGCTTTTTTTGCATTACTGGGCGAAAGAGCTGCCGGAAGCGCATTTCGTATTGTTGTACAGGGATCCCTATGAGGTGATCAACTCCATGTACAGGCGGTTGAAACGACGGTATTTTCTTACTCCGTTTATGCCGTTCAAGTCATGGCTGCGGTACAACGAGAGCCTGCTGCGCTTCATCCAGAGCGAGGATGGGCGATACTGCCTCATCAACATAGGGGCCTTCAACCGGGACTGGGAAGCGGGGGCCAGAGTTCTATCGGAAAACCTGGGCCGCGAGTTTTCCTCTTCGTATGATCAAGTCTATCACCCGAAGCATATGAGATCCAGTAAAACAAAAGTCAATTGGCTGGCATCATTGTATTATCGCATCGGCAAGCGGATCTATCAGGATAGGCTTGATGGTCTGTATGCCGAACTTGACAGGTTTGCCGCCATCCCTTCCCGCGTTGCGGACTGA
- the cysQ gene encoding 3'(2'),5'-bisphosphate nucleotidase CysQ — translation MKTLLSLAIPAAQAASKAILQIYASSDFSIETKSDNSPLTRADRASHEIIFAALSQTGIPILSEEGRDIAYAERGQWERFWLVDPLDGTKEFIKRNGEFTVNIALIEGGAPVLGVVLAPVLGTLYFGAKGLGAWKLEQCSRHEGAFLDELLAVSTSLPDQDAVSAPRPYTIVGSRSHPSPELAAFAEEMTKIHGQVDVRSIGSSLKICLVAEGAADVYPRLGPTMEWDTAAGQAVAVHAGCRVNRHDTGEPLHYNKQSLLNPFFIVERDR, via the coding sequence ATGAAAACCCTTCTCTCCCTGGCCATCCCCGCCGCCCAAGCCGCAAGCAAGGCCATCCTCCAAATCTACGCCTCTTCCGACTTCAGCATCGAAACCAAATCCGACAACTCCCCCTTGACCCGCGCCGACCGCGCCTCCCACGAGATCATCTTCGCAGCCCTGTCCCAAACGGGCATCCCAATCCTGAGCGAAGAGGGGCGGGACATTGCCTATGCCGAGCGCGGGCAGTGGGAGCGGTTCTGGCTGGTTGATCCTCTGGACGGGACCAAGGAGTTCATCAAGCGCAACGGCGAATTTACCGTGAACATCGCGCTCATCGAGGGCGGCGCGCCTGTGCTTGGCGTGGTGCTTGCCCCTGTGCTGGGCACGCTCTATTTCGGGGCCAAGGGGCTTGGAGCGTGGAAGCTGGAGCAGTGCTCGCGGCATGAGGGGGCGTTTTTGGACGAGCTGCTGGCGGTTTCGACCAGCCTGCCGGATCAAGACGCGGTTTCGGCCCCCCGGCCGTACACCATTGTCGGTTCCCGCTCGCATCCGTCACCGGAGCTCGCGGCCTTTGCGGAAGAGATGACGAAAATCCACGGTCAGGTCGATGTGCGTTCCATCGGCAGTTCGCTCAAGATCTGTCTGGTGGCCGAAGGTGCCGCCGACGTGTACCCGCGCCTCGGGCCGACCATGGAGTGGGACACGGCCGCCGGTCAGGCCGTGGCCGTACATGCGGGGTGCAGGGTCAACCGTCATGATACGGGCGAGCCTCTGCACTACAACAAGCAGTCCCTGCTCAATCCGTTCTTCATCGTGGAAAGAGACCGTTGA
- a CDS encoding sulfotransferase → MNSPVFIVGAPRSGTTLVSQLLSTYSELFVYNETVFYDYLSASLSEDEEGVTFRRKVYEFLSQKLRFASVKEVDSGFGCVLTESDVASISKEFGEWFESNGQACDHVDIFNCFLSITARHQGKQRWGEKTPGHVYYLSNILGDFPDAQFVHVVRDPRNFLRSYKYAWAVKGARNPDCAKRLYHPLATSAHWRQSVRSFAHFSEGKGAGRCLEVRFEDVVNDVERSAKTIFQFIGADQVAPVQLPKGSNTSFRKSKKSLDTWETEVCGFLCRKEIERYGYEKVDFNWSMALSLLRAVVTLPVYCLRVYPVLKARYGGSLFKYFANRLIK, encoded by the coding sequence ATGAACAGTCCTGTATTCATTGTTGGTGCGCCTCGTTCCGGGACGACCCTTGTTTCTCAGCTGTTGAGCACGTACAGCGAATTGTTCGTCTACAATGAAACCGTCTTTTATGATTACCTCTCGGCATCGCTCAGTGAGGACGAAGAGGGCGTAACGTTCCGCCGCAAAGTCTATGAGTTCCTGTCGCAAAAGCTGCGTTTTGCTTCCGTCAAGGAAGTGGACAGCGGATTCGGATGTGTTCTGACCGAGTCGGACGTTGCATCAATCAGTAAGGAATTCGGTGAATGGTTCGAATCCAATGGCCAAGCTTGCGACCATGTGGACATCTTCAACTGTTTTTTGAGCATCACGGCTCGACATCAGGGGAAACAGCGATGGGGCGAAAAAACCCCGGGCCATGTCTATTATTTGAGTAACATCCTAGGGGATTTCCCCGATGCGCAATTCGTCCATGTGGTCCGGGATCCCCGTAATTTCCTCCGGTCGTACAAATATGCGTGGGCCGTGAAGGGGGCGAGGAATCCGGATTGCGCCAAGCGTCTCTACCACCCTCTGGCCACTAGCGCCCACTGGCGCCAATCGGTTCGCTCCTTTGCCCATTTCAGCGAAGGTAAGGGGGCAGGCCGGTGTCTGGAAGTAAGATTCGAAGATGTCGTGAATGATGTCGAAAGATCGGCCAAGACCATATTCCAGTTCATCGGGGCTGATCAGGTGGCGCCTGTCCAATTGCCGAAGGGATCGAACACTTCGTTCCGCAAGTCAAAGAAGAGTCTGGATACCTGGGAGACTGAGGTCTGCGGGTTCCTATGCCGCAAGGAAATAGAAAGATACGGCTATGAAAAGGTGGACTTCAATTGGTCCATGGCCCTGTCCCTGCTGCGTGCGGTGGTCACTCTCCCCGTCTATTGCCTTCGAGTCTACCCCGTTCTGAAGGCGCGCTACGGCGGAAGCCTGTTCAAATATTTTGCCAATCGGCTGATCAAGTAA
- a CDS encoding glycosyltransferase family 4 protein, with protein MGGGKKWILSIHFGFSLGGVAKYAKKLERICEGMDMAIHSVCILTQDRAIDALTMSKIDHTEIVVDSVWDFSWLRKVRSMISEKEPTFVMSHGFNGHLVNFISCVFQRNFSLQIASYHGGYHATTLLRKSIQPLYNGFTHWFLRNKVASVVCVADYCTDFLRQHGVPPEKLATIHNGIKDHVAHPDSRRKIRGEWGIGEDHLLIGIASRLDPVKGLAYLMEAFAVVAGKHDAARLVLMGEGTLRNDLQRQVKQFGLDAKVVFAGMRSDVPECLAALDIFVLPSLAEYHSFGLLEAMRAKLAIVATDVGGNTESVRNEMEGLIVPPADVDSLAMALNSLLDDRSLRERLSKAAYERFHEEFTEEVMIGKLVGWLEDVMERNR; from the coding sequence ATGGGCGGCGGTAAGAAATGGATACTCAGCATACATTTCGGGTTTTCCTTGGGCGGAGTGGCCAAGTACGCGAAGAAACTGGAGCGGATTTGCGAAGGTATGGATATGGCTATTCATTCCGTGTGCATTCTGACGCAAGATCGAGCCATCGATGCGTTGACGATGTCCAAGATCGACCATACCGAGATCGTCGTTGACTCTGTATGGGATTTTTCATGGTTGCGCAAAGTGAGGTCCATGATCAGCGAGAAAGAGCCCACTTTCGTGATGAGTCACGGTTTCAACGGGCATCTGGTTAATTTTATCTCGTGCGTTTTTCAGCGGAATTTTTCTCTCCAGATCGCGTCCTATCATGGCGGGTATCATGCGACCACTCTTCTGCGGAAGAGCATTCAGCCCCTGTACAATGGCTTCACACATTGGTTCTTGAGAAACAAGGTTGCCAGCGTGGTGTGCGTGGCCGATTATTGCACTGATTTCCTGCGGCAGCACGGCGTTCCTCCCGAAAAGCTAGCCACAATCCATAATGGCATTAAGGACCATGTGGCGCATCCAGATTCGCGGAGGAAGATCAGAGGGGAATGGGGGATCGGCGAAGACCATTTGCTCATAGGCATCGCTTCCCGCCTGGATCCAGTCAAGGGACTCGCCTACTTGATGGAGGCGTTCGCGGTGGTGGCAGGCAAACATGATGCCGCGCGGCTCGTGCTCATGGGCGAAGGCACCCTGCGCAACGATTTACAAAGGCAGGTCAAGCAGTTTGGCCTGGATGCCAAGGTGGTCTTTGCCGGGATGCGGAGCGACGTTCCTGAATGCCTAGCCGCCCTGGACATCTTCGTACTGCCGTCGCTTGCTGAATACCATTCGTTCGGGTTGCTCGAGGCCATGCGGGCGAAGTTGGCCATTGTCGCCACAGACGTGGGAGGGAACACGGAATCCGTTAGAAACGAAATGGAAGGTCTGATTGTCCCACCCGCCGATGTGGACAGTCTAGCGATGGCGTTGAACAGCTTGTTGGACGATCGGTCGTTGCGAGAGAGACTCAGCAAGGCGGCCTACGAGCGTTTTCATGAGGAATTCACGGAAGAGGTCATGATCGGGAAACTGGTCGGATGGCTGGAGGACGTCATGGAGCGGAACAGATGA
- a CDS encoding WcaI family glycosyltransferase encodes MRISVLGINYAPELTGIAVYTTDLCEFLAEKGHDVEVTTGFPYYPEWEIPKKYSARLYARERLAGVTVKRCYLYVAKNITPIKRIIHESSFLISSLFSLCFSRRSDVMLVISPPLGLGIIAYIISKIKRMPFIFHIQDMQPDAAIDLGMLKNSNAILFLRYIEKIIYKNADYVSTISYSMMQKLIDKSLSKKKLFLLRNWITIDCISDSITSYMFREKYGLIDKFVFLYSGNIGEKQGLEHVIHAAAQISDPNIQFVISGNGANIAKLKRLAGNMDVSNVLFIDLQPKECLAAMLRAADVCLIIQKEVMSTLVFPSKLMNIMMAGRPSVVTTTEDTELGRVIVDSGSGYLCEPENSDRLREALLAAYGDERLREKGDNAFQYALQHFSKKAILNEFNEFLMKEVER; translated from the coding sequence GTGCGAATATCGGTTTTAGGAATTAATTATGCCCCGGAGTTGACGGGGATTGCCGTCTATACAACAGATCTGTGTGAATTTCTGGCGGAAAAGGGGCACGATGTCGAGGTGACCACTGGTTTTCCGTATTATCCCGAATGGGAAATTCCTAAAAAATATTCTGCAAGACTGTATGCTAGGGAGCGTTTGGCCGGAGTGACGGTCAAACGGTGTTATTTATACGTGGCCAAAAACATCACTCCGATTAAGCGCATTATCCATGAATCTAGTTTTCTCATAAGTTCGCTTTTCTCTTTGTGCTTTAGTCGACGCTCCGATGTCATGCTTGTAATTTCTCCTCCACTTGGACTTGGTATAATTGCATATATAATATCTAAGATTAAACGGATGCCATTTATTTTTCATATTCAAGATATGCAGCCAGATGCTGCAATTGATCTTGGAATGCTAAAAAACAGTAATGCTATTTTATTTTTGCGGTATATTGAAAAAATTATATACAAAAATGCGGATTACGTATCTACTATTAGTTATTCCATGATGCAAAAACTCATTGATAAATCATTATCTAAAAAAAAATTGTTCCTTTTGCGGAACTGGATTACGATAGATTGCATTTCTGACTCGATCACATCATATATGTTTCGTGAGAAATACGGATTGATAGACAAATTTGTATTTCTTTATTCTGGTAATATTGGTGAAAAGCAGGGGCTCGAGCATGTCATCCATGCTGCAGCGCAGATATCTGACCCGAATATTCAGTTCGTCATTTCTGGAAACGGCGCCAACATAGCCAAGTTGAAACGGCTTGCTGGCAATATGGACGTCAGCAACGTCCTTTTTATTGATTTGCAGCCAAAGGAGTGTCTCGCGGCTATGCTTCGGGCTGCAGACGTTTGCTTGATTATCCAGAAGGAAGTGATGAGTACTCTGGTCTTTCCATCAAAGTTGATGAACATCATGATGGCGGGGCGACCCAGTGTGGTGACGACAACTGAGGACACCGAGTTGGGAAGGGTTATTGTCGATTCCGGTTCAGGCTATCTCTGTGAACCGGAGAACTCCGACCGACTCCGGGAGGCCCTGCTGGCCGCCTATGGAGACGAGCGCTTGCGGGAAAAAGGCGACAATGCTTTTCAGTATGCGCTGCAGCATTTTTCGAAAAAAGCCATCTTGAATGAATTCAATGAGTTTTTGATGAAAGAGGTGGAAAGGTGA
- a CDS encoding glycosyltransferase family 4 protein, giving the protein MTIVFCIYDFADDNLPLQPWLTIKMLAEGLTGRGHSVHIVTDAASPVRLDGVGLHVVTSFRGTNDAQLQRLLREIGPDILVCLPTPLNIATSNWLNCVAGCKVVGFASYPFYSRIELLRAWKQLSFRVIKEYLRHALIPGFIWKMAMRKKLDAVIAQSETTANRIRQMIGGGLRTYPIPAGIDLAHWPYCRKDVGRELRILYLGAATAIRGFDLAVEAVSISKIASLEFRILARGADEEKVKFIKERVLHITGGKKVSIVGGWIERKELIKEIHTADIVLQPFLLVPSEFPVTAMEVIACGTPVIGSRIDGLPSAIGPAGTVVTHGSSDALAKAIDLFGADASVRDAWKAGCKDQRDKMLHWNQVVGQWEAVFAAL; this is encoded by the coding sequence ATGACGATCGTCTTCTGCATCTACGATTTCGCTGATGATAACCTCCCGCTGCAACCATGGCTGACAATAAAGATGCTTGCCGAGGGACTTACTGGCAGGGGACATAGTGTCCACATTGTGACGGACGCGGCATCGCCGGTCCGGCTGGATGGGGTGGGATTGCATGTTGTCACCTCTTTTCGCGGCACAAACGATGCGCAGTTGCAGCGATTGCTGCGGGAGATCGGGCCTGACATCTTGGTCTGCCTTCCGACCCCACTCAACATCGCGACATCCAACTGGCTGAATTGTGTGGCTGGATGCAAAGTTGTGGGGTTCGCCTCTTATCCGTTTTATTCCCGCATTGAGTTGCTTCGAGCTTGGAAGCAACTCTCGTTCAGGGTGATCAAAGAGTATCTGCGTCATGCCCTAATACCAGGCTTCATCTGGAAGATGGCCATGAGGAAAAAGCTGGATGCGGTGATTGCCCAGTCTGAGACAACTGCGAATCGCATACGGCAAATGATCGGGGGGGGATTAAGGACGTATCCGATTCCGGCCGGAATAGACCTTGCTCACTGGCCGTACTGCCGAAAAGATGTGGGAAGGGAACTCCGAATTTTATATCTCGGGGCGGCAACAGCGATCCGTGGATTCGATCTGGCCGTAGAGGCCGTCAGCATATCTAAGATCGCTTCATTAGAGTTTCGCATCTTGGCCCGTGGCGCGGACGAAGAGAAGGTAAAGTTCATCAAGGAGCGGGTATTGCATATAACAGGGGGCAAGAAGGTTAGTATCGTCGGTGGCTGGATAGAGCGGAAGGAATTGATCAAAGAGATTCATACCGCTGATATCGTTCTGCAACCGTTCCTGCTTGTGCCATCGGAGTTTCCCGTGACCGCCATGGAAGTGATAGCCTGTGGGACACCTGTCATCGGTAGCAGGATAGACGGATTACCGTCGGCGATCGGACCTGCCGGGACTGTGGTGACCCACGGAAGTTCCGATGCTCTGGCGAAGGCGATCGACCTGTTCGGCGCGGATGCGTCCGTGCGGGATGCGTGGAAGGCCGGATGCAAAGACCAGCGGGACAAAATGCTTCACTGGAATCAGGTTGTGGGACAATGGGAGGCCGTCTTTGCAGCCCTCTAA
- a CDS encoding nucleotidyltransferase domain-containing protein, protein MAKYNVKHLDILERLKRWIYTIIPKETFNSPALKLFRSWLFQGTLYMERGELLFRASVEIVAFLLVAVAFRLFSGKIHILLPFLVSHTLLWLVTSHFWALEISRKHRLVANTPNRIVNYLEALERRVLRSRHIEGCVLFGSLARERFGTYSDLDIILVPAAGGSAFIAYSISLRERVLAFFQCIPIELYTYRQGFFRDIDEGESPLVLKDVGGRLTGGMPRFYFLRDYPFMEQSFFNPEGKDD, encoded by the coding sequence ATGGCAAAATACAACGTTAAACATCTCGACATACTAGAACGTCTGAAGCGATGGATATATACCATTATCCCAAAGGAGACGTTCAACTCTCCCGCCCTGAAGCTGTTTCGCAGTTGGCTGTTCCAGGGCACCCTGTATATGGAGCGGGGCGAATTGTTGTTTAGGGCGAGCGTCGAAATCGTTGCCTTCCTTTTGGTGGCGGTCGCATTTCGGCTGTTCTCGGGGAAAATCCACATCTTGCTCCCCTTTCTCGTGTCCCACACGTTGCTCTGGCTCGTCACGTCGCATTTTTGGGCCTTGGAGATATCTCGGAAGCATCGGTTGGTTGCCAATACGCCGAATCGGATCGTTAACTATCTGGAGGCGTTGGAGAGACGCGTTTTAAGATCCAGGCACATCGAAGGATGCGTCCTGTTCGGTAGCTTGGCACGGGAGCGCTTCGGTACGTATTCTGATCTGGACATCATTCTTGTGCCGGCTGCTGGCGGCTCGGCGTTCATCGCCTACTCGATAAGCCTCCGGGAGAGGGTGCTGGCCTTTTTCCAGTGCATACCGATCGAGTTGTATACATACCGCCAGGGATTCTTTCGTGACATAGACGAGGGCGAATCACCTCTAGTGCTGAAGGATGTTGGAGGACGGCTGACAGGAGGAATGCCGCGATTCTATTTCCTGCGGGATTACCCGTTCATGGAACAGTCGTTCTTCAACCCCGAGGGTAAGGACGATTGA
- a CDS encoding glycosyltransferase family 2 protein, whose translation MNDMSIPISVVILTYNEGVNIARCLDSVRWSDDVVVLDSHSTDDTCRIAEEKGARIEYRRFDNYARQRNHALQDIVYRNAWILMLDADELVPDSLMGEMAIVVANASADTTLFRMRRKDYLMGTWLKHCTNYSSVWFGRLMRLGRVWVEREINEEYQTDGVIQDLDGALEHYPFNNGISAWVEKHNRYSSMEAELLPDTSGFFRCLTLAVKTEDPVKRRKWMKQAVYSIPGFPWYMWVARYIVCGGFLDGRAGLMFCFLKLFYEYLIGCKSVELERRSRGLPV comes from the coding sequence ATGAACGACATGAGTATACCGATTTCCGTTGTTATTCTGACATACAATGAAGGTGTCAACATCGCACGTTGCCTCGATTCTGTACGTTGGTCCGATGATGTCGTAGTGTTGGATTCTCACAGTACGGACGATACCTGTCGGATTGCGGAGGAAAAGGGCGCTAGGATCGAATACCGACGGTTTGATAATTACGCCCGCCAGAGAAACCATGCTCTTCAGGATATCGTTTATCGGAATGCGTGGATTTTGATGCTCGATGCCGATGAACTGGTTCCAGATAGCCTGATGGGCGAGATGGCAATTGTTGTTGCGAACGCTTCGGCAGACACGACTCTGTTTCGGATGCGCCGGAAAGATTATTTGATGGGTACATGGCTTAAACACTGCACCAATTATTCTTCAGTGTGGTTCGGACGATTGATGCGGCTGGGACGTGTGTGGGTTGAGCGGGAGATCAATGAAGAATATCAAACTGATGGTGTAATCCAAGATCTTGATGGCGCATTGGAGCATTATCCATTCAACAATGGCATAAGTGCATGGGTGGAAAAGCACAATAGATACTCTTCGATGGAGGCGGAATTGCTTCCTGATACTTCAGGTTTTTTTCGCTGCTTGACCCTCGCAGTGAAGACAGAAGATCCTGTGAAGCGCAGAAAGTGGATGAAACAGGCTGTTTATTCAATCCCAGGATTCCCATGGTATATGTGGGTTGCACGTTATATCGTTTGTGGCGGTTTTCTCGACGGTAGAGCAGGATTGATGTTTTGTTTTCTGAAGTTGTTTTATGAGTATCTGATTGGCTGCAAGTCTGTAGAGTTGGAAAGACGCAGTCGCGGTCTGCCAGTCTAA
- a CDS encoding O-antigen ligase, producing MVRTLSLLGISFFLLFLIAGRSRAYDAVVDVIKSNRSIGLTWFFLFLAKTIFVINFFQVSVFEPDYSSPIVQLVFVALAILSLLSYLINNSVDYGFKDFTFHLLIIYAFFGLISSILSPKIDLAVYKISLVFIDCFLLAATVGWQYAKKTRYPIFDALTIFAVCSLFGSLLGAFVLPSAAFKANPGPLGVMLFGLFPVLHANELGMLASMGFLVFFVHFMMIDDLRSRLMNGSVLVMSAIVLFLAQSRTAIVATAIGIPIIFVFSGRRHLLRFIVFSFLAIFLCSFVVLVSELRNQELLSPLVQYLQRGQNQSGLETLYGRFSLWMGLGLELVQESPWFGAGFDVGVRFSETSHFGHLHNSYFQVLANSGILSFIPWFLFLWTILFRVFRRFWSSLKIKDPTDHKKYMAMKVFVACIPLVARSFTGSVMLNHSWSLMFFLALFVEIKWLEAENKM from the coding sequence GTGGTAAGAACATTGTCCCTGTTGGGAATTAGTTTTTTTCTGCTTTTTTTGATCGCAGGAAGGTCACGTGCATACGATGCCGTTGTTGATGTGATAAAAAGCAATAGGTCAATTGGACTGACTTGGTTTTTTCTGTTTTTGGCGAAAACGATTTTTGTAATTAATTTTTTTCAAGTTAGTGTTTTTGAGCCGGACTATTCCTCTCCCATCGTTCAGCTTGTTTTTGTCGCACTCGCGATCCTTTCGCTACTTTCCTACTTGATTAATAATTCTGTAGACTATGGGTTCAAAGATTTCACATTTCATCTGCTTATTATCTATGCTTTTTTTGGTTTAATTAGCTCAATATTATCTCCGAAGATTGATCTGGCAGTGTACAAGATCAGCCTGGTGTTCATCGACTGTTTCTTGCTGGCCGCGACGGTGGGGTGGCAGTATGCCAAGAAGACTAGATATCCCATTTTCGATGCCTTGACGATTTTCGCTGTCTGTTCTTTGTTCGGCTCTCTACTTGGGGCGTTCGTGTTGCCATCTGCTGCGTTCAAGGCCAATCCTGGACCCCTTGGTGTCATGCTGTTCGGACTTTTTCCGGTTTTACATGCCAACGAGTTGGGCATGCTTGCGTCGATGGGGTTTCTGGTCTTTTTCGTTCATTTCATGATGATCGATGATCTGCGTAGCAGGCTGATGAACGGGAGTGTCCTCGTTATGTCCGCAATAGTCCTGTTTCTGGCGCAATCGAGGACTGCCATCGTGGCGACCGCTATTGGCATTCCGATCATATTCGTATTCTCGGGACGTCGACATCTACTCCGGTTCATAGTGTTTTCTTTTCTTGCCATTTTTCTGTGCTCATTTGTCGTGCTAGTCAGCGAACTTCGCAACCAAGAACTGCTTTCCCCTCTCGTTCAGTATTTGCAAAGGGGGCAGAACCAGAGTGGGTTGGAAACCCTCTACGGTCGCTTTTCTTTGTGGATGGGACTGGGGCTCGAACTCGTGCAGGAATCTCCTTGGTTCGGGGCCGGATTCGATGTCGGCGTGAGGTTCTCGGAGACGAGCCATTTTGGCCATCTCCACAACTCCTATTTTCAGGTCCTCGCGAACAGTGGAATATTGAGTTTCATTCCGTGGTTCCTGTTTTTGTGGACGATCCTTTTCAGGGTTTTCCGCAGGTTCTGGTCATCGTTGAAAATTAAGGACCCTACTGATCATAAGAAGTATATGGCCATGAAGGTTTTTGTAGCCTGCATACCCTTAGTGGCCAGATCATTTACAGGATCGGTGATGCTGAATCATTCTTGGTCCCTGATGTTCTTTTTGGCACTCTTCGTCGAAATCAAATGGTTAGAAGCAGAAAATAAGATGTGA
- a CDS encoding oligosaccharide flippase family protein, translating into MKEQENNDSRARLQRLVKEFFTGFAVVSAGLVVSRLLMFVFGVMLARLMGADGYGEFIVISTSFLIVSDASNSFDRVFIRYSEKSLLGLSPLESFKATVFYKYVYLLASLIFALLFYAYCATVKGDVGYGLLLSSGVLAGGLYSVFISLQAFFQQKHNFLIVAATKPSFNALSLLLISQLLFIGVSISLYHVSIVYLSSSILLCAVGSLYIVRLTAPVRYPNRQGMMAIGKTSIIFLCASLLTISSNRFDIYLVEYFLGLEALGYYGAAVRLGLVVSMLSAAASIVLLPHAASAFTCRRAFRKYIMRSVMYFGVQLLAAIFVYVLREPIIGVAFGLGFGPSVDIIGVVLLQIIFMSVTTSCIALIQNGPKPGDVVWLAVFKIVVGLASMLLLVPGQGIMAASIAMALTGLISASFSVLLTVRRTYPVVNNE; encoded by the coding sequence TTGAAAGAACAAGAGAATAATGACTCGCGCGCCAGATTGCAAAGACTCGTAAAGGAATTCTTTACGGGGTTTGCCGTCGTTTCAGCCGGGTTGGTGGTCTCCCGGTTGTTGATGTTCGTTTTCGGCGTAATGCTAGCCCGCCTCATGGGGGCTGATGGATACGGAGAGTTTATAGTTATTTCCACATCATTCTTGATAGTATCCGATGCGTCCAACTCATTTGACAGGGTCTTTATACGTTACTCCGAAAAGAGCCTGTTGGGATTGAGTCCCCTTGAAAGCTTCAAGGCAACCGTTTTCTATAAATATGTGTATCTATTGGCTTCTTTAATTTTTGCCTTGCTTTTCTACGCCTACTGCGCAACGGTTAAGGGTGATGTTGGCTATGGATTGCTGTTGTCGTCTGGAGTTCTCGCGGGTGGTCTGTACAGCGTGTTTATATCGTTGCAGGCATTCTTTCAGCAAAAGCATAATTTTTTAATCGTTGCCGCAACCAAGCCATCATTCAATGCGTTGTCGCTTTTGCTGATATCCCAACTTCTCTTTATTGGCGTTTCGATCAGTCTCTACCATGTCTCGATAGTTTATCTATCGTCTTCAATTCTGCTTTGCGCGGTTGGGTCATTATACATCGTTCGGTTGACAGCTCCAGTCAGGTACCCGAATCGCCAGGGCATGATGGCTATAGGCAAGACCTCGATCATTTTCTTATGTGCTTCTTTGCTAACGATTTCTTCCAACCGATTTGACATATATCTTGTGGAATACTTCCTGGGGCTTGAGGCGCTCGGATATTATGGTGCAGCGGTTAGGTTGGGGTTGGTCGTGTCAATGCTTTCAGCTGCGGCCTCTATAGTCTTGTTGCCACATGCCGCGAGCGCTTTTACATGCCGTCGAGCGTTCCGAAAATACATAATGCGGAGCGTCATGTATTTTGGTGTCCAGTTGCTGGCGGCCATATTCGTTTACGTTCTCCGGGAACCTATCATTGGCGTCGCTTTCGGCCTCGGTTTCGGACCATCCGTCGATATCATCGGGGTTGTGTTGCTGCAGATCATATTCATGTCCGTGACAACATCGTGCATCGCCCTTATCCAGAATGGGCCGAAGCCTGGCGATGTTGTATGGCTGGCGGTGTTCAAGATCGTTGTTGGGCTTGCGAGCATGCTTTTGTTAGTCCCTGGGCAGGGGATCATGGCTGCGTCAATTGCAATGGCTTTGACCGGATTAATTTCGGCCTCGTTTTCGGTCTTGTTGACGGTCAGGCGGACATATCCGGTTGTAAATAATGAGTGA